One window of Bacillus sp. THAF10 genomic DNA carries:
- the asnS gene encoding asparagine--tRNA ligase, with translation MKTTISEVHKFVGEHVTIGAWIANKRSSGKIAFLQLRDGSGFIQGVVVKAEVDEAVFQAAKAVTQETSVYVTGVVREDERSPFGYELGVTGLEIIHEAVEYPITPKNHGTEFLMDNRHLWLRSKKQHAIMKIRNEVIRATYEYFNENGFSKVDPPILTGSAPEGTSELFATKYFDEDAYLSQSGQLYMEAAAMALGKVFSFGPTFRAEKSKTRRHLIEFWMIEPEMAFYEFEDNLVVQEEYVSYIVQSVLKNCKLELGILERDVAKLEKIQAPFPRISYDDAITFLKEKGFDDIEWGDDFGAPHETAIAESFDKPVFITHYPVGIKPFYMQPHPERDDVVLCADLIAPEGYGEIIGGSERIHDYKLLEERLKEHNLDPESYGWYLELRRYGSVPHSGFGLGLERTVAWISGIEHVREAIPFPRLLNRLYP, from the coding sequence GTGAAAACAACGATTTCAGAAGTACATAAATTTGTTGGCGAGCACGTGACCATTGGTGCATGGATTGCTAACAAACGTTCAAGTGGAAAGATAGCCTTTTTACAATTACGTGATGGCTCAGGTTTTATTCAAGGGGTAGTGGTGAAGGCTGAAGTGGATGAAGCTGTGTTTCAAGCAGCGAAAGCAGTCACACAAGAAACATCTGTTTATGTAACAGGTGTGGTACGTGAGGATGAAAGATCACCTTTTGGGTACGAATTAGGTGTAACAGGACTGGAAATCATTCATGAAGCAGTGGAATATCCAATCACACCAAAGAACCATGGTACAGAATTCTTAATGGATAACAGACATTTATGGTTACGATCCAAGAAGCAACATGCTATCATGAAAATTAGAAATGAAGTAATTCGAGCAACTTACGAATACTTTAATGAAAATGGTTTCTCAAAGGTGGATCCTCCAATTTTAACAGGAAGTGCGCCTGAAGGTACTTCTGAGCTTTTTGCAACTAAATACTTTGATGAAGATGCCTATCTTTCTCAAAGCGGACAGCTTTACATGGAAGCCGCTGCGATGGCATTAGGAAAAGTTTTTTCTTTTGGTCCAACTTTCCGTGCCGAAAAGTCTAAAACAAGAAGGCATTTAATTGAATTTTGGATGATTGAGCCGGAGATGGCTTTTTATGAATTTGAAGACAACTTAGTGGTTCAAGAAGAATATGTTTCATACATTGTGCAATCCGTATTGAAGAACTGTAAATTAGAATTAGGAATTCTAGAGCGAGATGTAGCAAAGCTTGAAAAAATTCAAGCACCATTCCCTAGAATTAGCTACGATGATGCCATTACATTCCTAAAAGAAAAAGGCTTTGATGACATTGAGTGGGGAGATGATTTTGGTGCTCCTCATGAAACAGCTATTGCAGAAAGCTTTGATAAGCCTGTGTTCATAACACATTATCCAGTTGGAATTAAGCCGTTTTATATGCAGCCTCACCCAGAACGCGATGATGTAGTGCTTTGTGCTGACCTTATCGCTCCAGAGGGCTATGGTGAAATTATTGGTGGTTCTGAGCGTATTCACGACTATAAACTCTTGGAAGAACGTCTAAAAGAACACAATCTTGACCCAGAAAGCTATGGTTGGTACTTAGAGCTTCGCCGTTATGGCTCTGTCCCACATTCTGGCTTTGGATTAGGCCTGGAAAGAACAGTGGCATGGATTAGTGGAATTGAGCATGTTCGAGAAGCCATTCCATTC
- a CDS encoding pyridoxal phosphate-dependent aminotransferase, with protein sequence MKLAKRVSTLSPSTTLEITAKAKELKDAGHDVIGLGAGEPDFNTPAHILHAAKEAMEKGYTKYTPSGGLPALKKEIMKKLETDQGISYKPNEVIVCIGAKHALYTLFQVLLDEGDEVIIPTPYWVSYPEQVKLAEGTPVYVEGKETNHFKITPEQLKQTITSKTKALILNSPSNPTGMIYTRDELEEIGKVCLEHDILIVSDEIYEKLLYDGNKHVSIAELSPELKEQTIIINGVSKSHSMTGWRIGYAVGNQKIISAMTNLASHSTSNPTSISQYATIAAYQGPQDDVEMMRQAFEERLNIIFEKLNRIPGFRCLKPQGAFYLFPKAIEAAKMAGFQDVDSFVKALLEEEKVALVPGSGFGANDYVRLSYATSLDLLEKAVDRIQNYMAKVVTK encoded by the coding sequence ATGAAATTAGCCAAAAGAGTATCAACTTTATCACCATCCACCACATTGGAAATTACAGCTAAAGCAAAAGAATTAAAGGATGCAGGACATGATGTTATCGGCTTAGGTGCTGGAGAACCTGACTTTAATACACCCGCACATATTCTACATGCTGCAAAGGAAGCAATGGAGAAAGGATACACAAAGTACACTCCATCTGGCGGGCTTCCTGCATTAAAGAAGGAAATCATGAAAAAGCTTGAAACAGATCAAGGAATTTCCTATAAGCCAAATGAGGTTATCGTATGCATTGGGGCCAAACATGCACTGTATACCTTATTTCAAGTGCTATTGGATGAAGGCGATGAGGTCATCATTCCCACACCATATTGGGTAAGCTATCCTGAGCAAGTTAAGCTTGCTGAAGGAACACCTGTTTATGTAGAAGGGAAAGAGACAAATCATTTTAAAATAACCCCAGAACAATTGAAGCAAACGATCACATCCAAAACAAAAGCACTGATTTTAAACTCACCAAGTAATCCTACTGGAATGATTTATACAAGAGATGAACTAGAGGAAATCGGAAAAGTTTGCTTAGAGCATGATATCCTAATTGTATCAGACGAAATTTATGAAAAGCTACTTTATGATGGAAACAAGCATGTGTCGATTGCGGAACTTTCTCCTGAGTTAAAGGAACAAACCATCATCATTAATGGAGTTTCAAAATCACATTCCATGACAGGATGGAGAATTGGTTATGCGGTTGGGAACCAAAAAATTATTAGTGCGATGACGAATCTTGCTAGTCATAGTACCTCCAACCCAACTTCCATCTCCCAATATGCGACCATTGCAGCATATCAAGGACCACAAGACGATGTAGAAATGATGAGACAAGCGTTTGAAGAACGATTAAATATCATCTTTGAAAAGCTAAATCGTATCCCTGGTTTCCGTTGCTTAAAGCCTCAAGGTGCCTTCTATCTTTTCCCTAAAGCGATAGAAGCAGCAAAAATGGCTGGCTTCCAAGATGTTGACAGCTTTGTAAAAGCGTTACTGGAAGAAGAAAAAGTGGCACTTGTTCCTGGTTCCGGCTTTGGTGCAAATGACTATGTTAGACTGTCCTATGCAACGAGTTTAGATTTACTTGAAAAAGCAGTTGATCGCATTCAAAATTATATGGCTAAAGTAGTTACCAAATAA